The following proteins are co-located in the Microplitis demolitor isolate Queensland-Clemson2020A chromosome 5, iyMicDemo2.1a, whole genome shotgun sequence genome:
- the LOC103570400 gene encoding acetyl-CoA carboxylase isoform X2, with protein sequence MGQIISIFNGFRTCCLVIVLAVWSFQFIIQFEYDVKQLLGLLASLLLLLFLSSCIIYLNLKKNYSNLNTDLGNTDNENKTLQQKFLIQKKELLKNLNNGDKMSETPVSFVVGGSDPTEELELETEDSFPIEGFDGYQQMPTMPSINEHRKRLRPSMSQGTVMIMTQNRLQEKDFTVATPEEFVHRFNGTKVINKILIANNGIAAVKCMRSIRRWSYEMFKNERAIRFVVMVTPEDLKANAEYIKMADQYVPVPGGTNNNNYANVELIVDIALRTQVQAVWAGWGHASENPKLPELLHKQDISFIGPSERAMWALGDKIASSIVAQTADVPTLPWSGSELKAQYSGKKIKISSELFKKGCVSTVEECMAAVNKIGFPVMVKASEGGGGKGIRKVENAEELPSLFRQVQTEVPGSPIFIMKLARCARHLEVQLLADNYGNAISLFGRDCSIQRRHQKIIEEAPAVISKPEIFEEMEKAAVRLAKMVGYVSAGTVEYLYDTSGSYYFLELNPRLQVEHPCTEMVSDVNLPAAQLQIAMGLSLHHIKDIRLLYGESPWGDSPIDFDQPQHKPHPWGHVIAARITSENPDEGFKPSSGTVQELNFRSSKNVWGYFSVGVSGGLHEFADSQFGHCFSWGEDRNQARENLVIALKELSIRGDFRTTVEYLITLLETECFQTNNIDTAWLDALIAERVKSDKPDVLLAVTCGALHIADRTINAAFTGFQTSLERGQIQAGNDLNNIVDVELINDGIKYKVQAAKSGPNSYFLVMNNSYKEVEVHRLSDGGLLLSLDGGSFTTYMREEVDRYRIIIGNQTCVFEKDNDPSLLRAPTAGKLISFLVDDGGHVEQGQAYAEIEVMKMVMTVTASEAGSVFYVKRPGAVLEAGTLIAHLELDDPSLVTKAQDYTGQFPAPVVPAIPEKLNLLHCKYRAGLENTLAGYCLPDPYHLPRLRELIEKFMNSLRDPSLPLLELQEVISTISGRIPVSVEKKIRKLMTLYERNITSVLAQFPSQQIAAVIDSHAATLSKRSDRDVFFLTTQAIVQLVQRYRNGIRGRMKTAMHELLRQYYTVESQFQQGHYDKCVSALIQQYKDNMAMVTNTIFSHNQVTKKNVLVTMLIDHLWANEPGLTDELASTLTELTSLNRAEHCRVALRARQILIAAHQPAYELRHNQMESIFLSAVDMYGHDFHPENLQKLILSETSIFDILHDFFYHTNRAVCNAALEVYVRRAYISYEFTCLQHLELSGEIPLVYFQFLLPSNHPNRQNQSLINHRTGAVAAFQDLEQFSQYADEVLDLLEDLSSPNSISAKVLEAVDAAGSESRHSTSINVSLSMAETGGPAEIGEKSAEPVHILSITVQDNGNQDDAAMARLFGDWCASNKEELVSRGIRRVTFAALQKRQFPKFFTYRNRDGFVEDRIYRHLEPGCAFQLELNRMRTYELEALPTSNQKMHLYLGKAKVAKGQQVTDYRFFIRSIIRHSDLITKEASFDYLHNEGERVLLEAMDELEVAFSHPLAKRTDCNHIFLNFVPTVIMDPARIEESVTSMVLRYGPRLWKLRVRQAEIKMTIRPAPGKPTSTVRLCIANDSGYSIDLHLYTETTEPKTGIIRLESYSSANSNRRPGPMHGMPVSTPYLTKDYLQAKRFLAQSVGTTYAYDLPDMFRQEIEKAWIKYFEERPYIENQSIPSPVMDCVELVLDGENLVDQKRLPGENDVGMIAWKLTIFTPEFPSGRELILIANDVTHLIGSFGPQEDLVFYRASERARQLRIPRVYFSTNSGARIGLAEEVKALFKIAWEDDSVPEKGFKYIYLTPDDYARLSPLNSVKASLIEDAGEARYKITDIIGKDDGLGVENLKYAGLIAGETSRAYDEIVTISIASCRAIGIGSYLVRLGQRVIQIENSHIILTGYRALNAVLGREVYASNNQLGGVQIMHHNGISHVTEPRDLDGIATVLRWISFVPKNKGGSLPIITPADPVDREIGYIPTKTPYDPRWMLEGRKSTVDATVWESGFFDFGSWEEIMRPWAQTVVTGRARLGGIPCGVVAVETRTMEIHLPADPANLDSEAKTISQAGQVWYPDSAYKTAQAIKDFNREELPLFIFANWRGFSGGMKDMYEQIMKFGAYIVDGLREYKKPVFIYIPPNGELRGGAWAVVDPTINPRFMEMFADNTSRGGVLEPEGIVEIKFKTKDILKTIHRLDPVIQILKEKLSHSLSAEERAKIEMEIRSREHILEPMYRQAAVHFSDLHDTPERMLEKNAINDIIPWRKARCLLYWRLRRRLLEEEFRSDILSTQPSLDVRQVDAMLRRWFVEDKGTTESYLWDQDESVVDWLQNQRNNENSLVMHNINCVKRGAVVTHVKDSLEKCPEVRLEAVLEIAHRLSSAERTELQRTLAQLESSPVQEHHNDSSASS encoded by the exons GCCTAGCATGTCGCAGGGTACGGTAATGATTATGACGCAAAATCGTTTACAAGAAAAAGATTTTACTGTTGCTACGCCTGAAGAATTCGTTCACCGTTTTAATGGTACCAAAGTTATTAATAAg atTCTTATAGCAAATAATGGTATAGCTGCAGTAAAATGTATGCGTTCAATACGAAGATGGTCATATGAGATGTTCAAGAATGAGCGAGCTATAAGATTTGTGGTAATGGTAACACCTGAAGATCTTAAAGCCAATGCGGAGTATATAAAGATGGCTGATCAATATGTACCTGTACCTGGAGGaactaacaataataattatgccAATGTAGAATTAATTGTTGATATTGCTTTACGTACTCAAGTACAAGCTGTTTGGGCAGGATGGGGTCATGCATCTGAAAACCCTAAATTACCAGAGCTATTGCATAAACAAGATATCTCATTCATTGGACCATCAGAGCGAGCAATGTGGGCTTTGGGAGATAAAATAGCCTCTAGTATCGTCGCTCAAACTGCTGACGTTCCAACATTACCATGGTCTGGATCCGAATTAAAAGCTCAATAcagtggtaaaaaaataaaaatatcatcagAGCTTTTTAAAAAAGGTTGTGTATCAACAGTAGAAGAATGCATGGCAGCTGTCAATAAAATTGGATTTCCTGTTATGGTAAAAGCTAGTGAAGGAGGTGGTGGTAAAGGTATTCGTAAGGTAGAAAATGCTGAAGAATTACCATCACTTTTCCGTCAAGTTCAAACCGAAGTTCCTGGATCaccaatatttataatgaaactTGCTAGATGTGCACGTCACTTAGAAGTTCAGTTACTTGCTGATAATTACGGTAATGCAATATCTTTATTTGGTCGTGACTGTTCTATTCAGAGAAGACATCAGAAAATTATTGAGGAAGCGCCGGCTGTTATTTCAAAACCTGAAATATTTGAAGAAATGGAAAAAGCCGCAGTAAGACTTGCTAAAATGGTAGGCTACGTTAGTGCAGGAACAGTAGAATACCTTTATGATACCTCAggatcttattattttttagaattaaatcCTCGATTACAAGTTGAACATCCATGTACCGAAATGGTATCAGATGTTAATTTACCAGCAGCACAATTACAAATAGCAATGGGTTTATCCCTTCATCATATTAAAGATATACGTTTGTTGTACGGTGAAAGTCCTTGGGGCGATAGTCCAATAGATTTTGATCAGCCACAGCATAAACCTCATCCTTGGGGACATGTAATTGCCGCACGAATTACTAGTGAGAATCCAGATGAAGGATTCAAACCAAGTTCAGGTACAGTTCAAGAACTTAATTTTAGATCATCAAAAAACGTCTGGGGATATTTTTCTGTTGGTGTATCTGGTGGTCTTCATGAGTTTGCTGATTCACAATTTGGTCATTGCTTCTCATGGGGTGAAGATCGTAATCAAGCACGTGAAAATCTTGTAATTGCACTAAAAGAATTGAGTATACGAGGTGATTTTCGTACCACCGTTGAATACTTAATTACATTGTTAGAAACAGAATGTTTTCAGACTAATAACATTGATACCGCATGGTTAGATGCTTTGATTGCTGAACGTGTAAAAAGTGATAAACCAGATGTTTTACTTGCGGTAACTTGCGGTGCTCTTCATATTGCTGATCGTACTATTAATGCAGCATTTACTGGATTTCAAACAAGCTTAGAACGAGGTCAAATTCAAGCAGgcaatgatttaaataatattgttgatgttgaattaattaatgatggTATTAAGTATAAAGTTCAAGCAGCTAAAAGTGGTCCAAACAGTTATTTTCTTGTAATGAATAATTCTTACAAAGAAGTTGAAGTTCATCGTCTTTCTGATGGTGGTCTATTACTTTCACTTGACGGTGGAAGTTTTACAACATATATGCGTGAAGAAGTTGATCGTTATCGCATTATTATTGGCAATCAAACATGTGTTTTTGAGAAAGATAATGATCCTTCTCTTCTACGTGCACCAACTGCTGGTAAGCTTATAAGTTTTCTCGTTGACGATGGAGGTCATGTAGAGCAAGGTCAAGCGTATGCTGAAATTGAAGTTATGAAAATGGTTATGACAGTAACAGCTAGTGAAGCAGGAAGTGTATTTTATGTTAAACGACCAGGCGCTGTTTTAGAAGCAGGAACATTAATTGCTCATTTAGAATTAGATGATCCATCTTTAGTCACAAAAGCACAAGATTATACAGGTCAATTTCCTGCTCCTGTTGTTCCTGCTATACCAGAAAAGTTGAATCTTCTTCATTGTAAGTACCGTGCTGGTTTAGAAAATACATTAGCAGGTTATTGTTTACCCGATCCTTATCATTTACCACGATTACGTGAATTAATTGagaaatttatgaattcatTAAGAGATCCTAGTTTACCACTTCTTGAACTTCAAGAAGTTATATCAACAATTTCCGGAAGAATTCCAGTAtcggttgaaaaaaaaatacgtaaatTAATGACACTATATGAACGAAATATTACATCCGTTTTGGCACAATTTCCAAGTCAACAAATTGCTGCTGTTATTGACAGCCATGCTGCAACTTTATCTAAAAGATCTGATAGAGATGTATTTTTCCTTACAACTCAAGCAATTGTTCAGCTAGTTCAACGATATAGAAATGGAATTCGAGGGCGTATGAAAACTGCTATGCATGAGTTATTACGACAATATTACACAGTAGAAAGTCAATTTCAACAGGGTCATTATGATAAATGTGTTTCTGCACTTATTCAACAGTATAAAGACAATATGGCTATGGTAACTAATACTATATTTAGTCATAATCAAGTAACAAAGAAAAACGTTCTTGTTACAATGTTAATCGATCATTTATGGGCAAATGAACCAGGTCTTACTGATGAATTAGCTAGTACCTTAACTGAACTAACAAGTTTAAATCGTGCTGAACATTGTCGAGTTGCTTTACGAGCACGCCAAATACTTATTGCTGCACATCAACCGGCTTATGAATTGAGACACAATCAAATGGAATCAATTTTCTTATCAGCAGTTGATATGTATGGTCACGATTTTCATCCAGAGAATCTTCAAAAACTTATTCTGTCAGAAACATCTATCTTTGACATACTCCATGATTTCTTTTATCACACTAATCGAGCTGTTTGTAATGCTGCTTTAGAAGTTTACGTAAGAAGAGCTTATATCAGTTATGAATTTACTTGTTTACAACATCTTGAACTCTCTGGTGAAATTCCTTTAGtatatttccaatttttattaccaagtAATCATCCTAATCGTCAAAATCAATCACTAATAAATCATCGAACTGGTGCAGTTGCAGCATTTCAAGACTTGGAACAATTTAGCCAGTATGCTGATGAAGTTTTAGATCTTTTAGAAGATCTTTCATCACCGAATTCTATTTCTGCAAAAGTTCTAGAGGCTGTTGATGCTGCAGGCAGCGAATCACGTCATAGTACGTCAATTAATGTATCACTGAGTATGGCTGAAACTGGTGGGCCAGCAGAAATCGGAGAAAAATCAGCAGAACCAGTTCATATTTTGAGCATCACTGTACAAGATAACGGTAATCAAGATGACGCAGCAATGGCAAGACTTTTTGGTGATTGGTGTGCTTCAAATAAAGAAGAACTTGTATCGCGTGGTATCAGACGTGTTACTTTTGCAGCTCTTCAAAAACGTCAGTTTCCAAAGTTTTTCACATATCGTAACAGAGATGGATTTGTTGAAGACAGAATTTATCGTCATTTAGAACCTGGTTGTGCTTTTCAATTAGAGCTTAATCGAATGAGAACATATGAATTAGAAGCATTACCTACATCTAATCAAAAAATGCATCTTTATCTTGGCAAAGCTAAAGTTGCAAAAGGCCAACAAGTTACAGATTATCGTTTCTTTATACGTTCGATAATTCGTCACTCAGATTTGATCACAAAAGAAGCAAGTTTTGATTATCTTCATAATGAGGGTGAACGTGTTCTTCTTGAAGCAATGGATGAGCTTGAGGTTGCTTTCTCTCATCCTCTAGCGAAGCGTACTGACTgcaatcatatatttttaaactttgtaCCTACTGTAATAATGGATCCCGCACGAATTGAAGAGAGTGTTACAAGTATGGTCTTGCGTTATGGTCCAAGGTTATGGAAATTACGAGTTCGTCAGGCAGAAATTAAAATGACTATTCGTCCAGCACCTGGAAAACCAACATCAACCGTACGTCTTTGTATTGCTAATGACAGTGGTTATAGTAttgatttacatttatatacagaAACTACTGAACCTAAAACAGGAATTATTCGATTAGAATCATACAGTTCAGCCAATTCCAATAGAAGGCCTGGTCCTATGCATGGTATGCCAGTTTCTACACCTTATTTAACAAAAGATTATCTTCAGGCAAAAAGATTTTTGGCTCAAAGTGTAGGAACAACTTATGCATATGATCTTCCTGATATGTTCCGTCAGGAAATTGAAAAAGCatggataaaatattttgaagaaCGTCCATATATAGAAAATCAATCAATTCCTAGTCCTGTAATGGACTGCGTAGAGTTAGTTTTAGATGGTGAAAATCTTGTTGATCAAAAACGATTGCCGGGTGAAAATGATGTTGGTATGATTGCTTggaaattgacaatttttacaCCAGAATTTCCATCAGGCCGTGAACTTATTCTTATCGCAAATGATGTAACACATTTAATAGGTTCATTTGGACCTCAAGAAGATCTTGTATTTTATCGGGCGTCTGAACGAGCAAGACAACTTAGAATACCACGAGTATACTTTTCAACAAATTCTGGAGCACGTATTGGACTTGCTGAAGAAGTTaaagcattatttaaaattgcatGGGAAGATGATTCAGTACCAGAAAaaggttttaaatatatatacttgacTCCAGATGATTATGCTCGGTTATCACCGCTTAATTCAGTAAAAGCATCACTTATAGAAGATGCTGGTGAGGCAcgttataaaattactgataTCATTGGTAAAGACGATGGTCTTGGAGTTGAAAATCTTAAGTATGCAGGTTTAATTGCCGGTGAAACATCTCGGGCTTATGATGAAATAGTTACAATATCTATTGCAAGTTGTCGTGCAATTGGAATTGGGTCATATTTAGTACGACTTGGACAACGTGTTattcaaattgaaaattctCATATTATTCTTACTGGTTACCGTGCACTTAATGCAGTTCTTGGTAGAGAAGTTTACGCTAGTAATAATCAACTGGGCGGAGTACAAATTATGCATCACAATGGTATATCTCATGTAACTGAACCAAGGGATCTTGATGGTATTGCTACAGTTTTGAGATGGATAAGTTttgtaccaaaaaataaaggaGGGTCTCTACCAATTATAACACCAGCTGATCCAGTTGATAGAGAAATTGGATACATTCCAACAAAAACGCCTTATGATCCCAGATGGATGCTTGAAGGTAGAAAGAGTACGGTAGATGCTACAGTATGGGAATCAGGATTTTTTGATTTTGGTTCCTGGGAAGAAATAATGAGGCCATGGGCTCAAACTGTTGTAACTGGTCGTGCTAGATTAGGTGGTATTCCTTGTGGTGTTGTCGCTGTCGAGACTAGAACAATGGAGATTCACTTACCTGCTGATCCAGCAAATCTTGATTCTGAGGCGAAGACAATATCACAAGCTGGTCAAGTTTGGTACCCGGACAGTGCTTACAAAACTGCACAGGcaattaaagattttaataGAGAAGAATtaccattatttatttttgctaatTGGCGAGGATTTTCTGGTGGTATGAAAg atATGTACGAACAAATAATGAAGTTTGGAGCATACATTGTTGATGGTTTAAGAGAGTACAAAAAgccagtatttatttatattccaCCGAATGGAGAGTTAAGAGGAGGTGCATGGGCTGTAGTAGATCCTACAATAAATCCACGTTTTATGGAAATGTTTGCTGACAATACAAGTAGAGGAGGAGTTTTAGAGCCAGAAGGAAttgtagaaattaaatttaaaacaaaagatattttaaaaactattcatCGACTAGATCctgttattcaaattttgaag gAAAAATTGTCACACTCATTATCAGCAGAAGAACGAGCGAAAATAGAAATGGAAATTCGTTCAAGAGAGCACATACTAGAGCCAATGTATCGTCAGGCAGCTGTACATTTTTCAGATCTTCACGATACACCGGAACGTATGTTAGAGAAAAATGCAATAAATGATATAATACCATGGCGAAAAGCACGTTGTTTACTTTATTGGCGTTTACGTCGTCGATTGTTAGAAGAAGAATTCAGAAGTGATATTTTGTCAACACAACCAAGTCTTGATGTAAGGCAAGTTGATGCAATGTTGAGACGTTGGTTTGTTGAGGATAAAGGTACAACTGAATCTTATCTTTGGGACCAAGACGAGAGTGTAGTTGATTGGTTACAAAACCAacgtaataatgaaaatagtcTTGTAATGCATAATATTAATTGTGTAAAACGTGGCGCGGTAGTTACCCACGTTAAAGATTCTCTTGAAAAGTGTCCTGAAGTACGACTTGAAGCAGTACTTGAAATTGCTCATCGACTTAGTTCTGCAGAACGAACTGAACTTCAACGCACTCTAGCACAATTAGAATCATCACCAGTTCAAGAGCACCACAATGACTCGAGTGCCTCATCGTAA